A window from Actinomycetospora corticicola encodes these proteins:
- a CDS encoding DUF2795 domain-containing protein — translation MGYDVTQVQKSLGGFDYPGDPEQLAEHAKSKGADDQLVETLRGLDKEQFDGPNAVMKKLSEAGVLGGGS, via the coding sequence ATGGGTTACGACGTCACGCAGGTCCAGAAGTCCCTCGGCGGTTTCGACTACCCGGGTGACCCCGAGCAGCTCGCCGAGCACGCCAAGTCGAAGGGCGCCGACGACCAGCTGGTCGAGACGCTGCGCGGTCTCGACAAGGAGCAGTTCGACGGCCCGAACGCCGTCATGAAGAAGCTCAGCGAGGCCGGCGTCCTCGGGGGCGGCTCCTAG
- a CDS encoding HAD family hydrolase encodes MVGCPFSCVVWDLDGTLLERGGLTPVDGVETLLAAWSADGVEMAVATSAPTGLARRVVDELGWSSWFGHVAGTGPGVVGKDEVLVEALLGLGRVLPDGAVGAAMVGDAPTDVAAARRHGLTAVGVTWSGTPADVLGGADLIWSHPPS; translated from the coding sequence GTGGTCGGATGCCCGTTCTCGTGCGTCGTGTGGGACCTCGACGGCACGCTGCTCGAGCGCGGTGGGCTCACCCCCGTCGACGGGGTCGAGACGCTGCTCGCGGCCTGGTCGGCGGACGGGGTGGAGATGGCCGTCGCGACGTCCGCGCCGACGGGCCTCGCGCGCCGCGTGGTGGACGAGCTCGGCTGGTCGTCGTGGTTCGGCCACGTCGCGGGGACCGGCCCCGGTGTGGTCGGGAAGGACGAGGTGCTGGTCGAGGCGCTGCTCGGGCTGGGGCGCGTCCTGCCGGACGGGGCCGTCGGGGCGGCGATGGTCGGCGACGCCCCCACGGACGTCGCGGCCGCGCGGCGGCACGGGCTCACCGCGGTCGGCGTGACGTGGAGCGGGACCCCGGCGGACGTGCTGGGCGGGGCGGATCTGATCTGGAGCCACCCGCCGTCGTGA
- a CDS encoding DNA polymerase IV, translated as MTGRWVVHLDLDSFFASAEQLTRPTLRGRPVLVGGLGPRGIVAGASGEAKAFGARSAMPMAQARRACPTAVALPPRTAVYRTLSESFFAVVRAAAPVLEQVAYDETFAEPAALAGAGPDEVHAWAEGVRAQVREATGLAVSVGAGSGKQVAKIASGLAKPDGVHVVAHGGERALLDPLPVRSLWGIGPVAETALARAGVTTIAAFAAMPPAEVTALLGSAVGSALHRLAQGVDDRAVTERGEAKQVSAETTFDTDLSDVAGVRRAVADLAASAHTRLVASQRAARTVTVKVRGGDFVTHTRSETSTVASTDLPALTAVAQRLAVDALPDAGVRLVGVSYAGLTTAVQGTLFETGGAAPEPVAPDVGTEPAEAPTPPPEQPWRTGDDAAHPEHGHGWVQGAGHGRVTVRFETRSTGPGRARTFAADDPELTRGDPLVSLT; from the coding sequence GTGACCGGCCGTTGGGTGGTCCACCTGGACCTCGACTCGTTCTTCGCCTCCGCCGAGCAGCTCACCCGGCCGACGTTGCGCGGGCGGCCGGTGCTGGTCGGCGGCCTCGGGCCGCGGGGCATCGTCGCGGGCGCGTCGGGCGAGGCCAAGGCGTTCGGGGCCCGGTCGGCGATGCCGATGGCGCAGGCGCGCCGGGCGTGCCCCACCGCGGTGGCCCTGCCGCCGCGCACGGCCGTCTACCGGACGCTCTCCGAGTCGTTCTTCGCCGTGGTGCGGGCGGCCGCCCCGGTGCTGGAGCAGGTCGCCTACGACGAGACGTTCGCCGAACCGGCCGCCCTGGCCGGAGCGGGCCCCGACGAGGTGCACGCGTGGGCCGAGGGCGTGCGCGCGCAGGTCCGGGAGGCGACGGGGCTCGCGGTGTCGGTGGGAGCGGGCTCGGGCAAGCAGGTCGCGAAGATCGCCTCCGGGCTCGCCAAGCCGGACGGGGTGCACGTGGTCGCGCACGGCGGGGAGCGGGCGCTGCTCGACCCGTTGCCGGTGCGGTCGCTGTGGGGCATCGGGCCGGTCGCCGAGACCGCGCTGGCGCGGGCCGGGGTCACCACGATCGCGGCCTTCGCGGCGATGCCGCCGGCGGAGGTCACGGCGCTGCTCGGCTCGGCGGTGGGGAGTGCGCTGCACCGGCTCGCGCAGGGGGTGGACGACCGGGCGGTGACCGAGCGGGGCGAGGCGAAGCAGGTCAGCGCGGAGACCACGTTCGACACCGACCTCTCCGACGTGGCCGGGGTGCGGCGCGCGGTGGCCGACCTGGCCGCCTCGGCGCACACGCGGCTCGTCGCCTCGCAGCGGGCCGCCCGCACCGTGACGGTGAAGGTCCGTGGCGGGGACTTCGTGACCCACACGCGCTCGGAGACCTCGACGGTCGCGTCGACCGACCTGCCGGCGCTGACCGCGGTGGCCCAGCGGCTCGCCGTCGACGCGCTGCCCGACGCCGGGGTCCGGCTGGTCGGGGTGTCCTACGCCGGCCTCACCACGGCCGTGCAGGGGACGCTGTTCGAGACCGGGGGCGCGGCACCCGAGCCGGTCGCACCCGACGTCGGGACGGAGCCGGCGGAGGCCCCGACCCCACCCCCGGAGCAGCCGTGGCGCACCGGCGACGACGCCGCGCACCCCGAGCACGGGCACGGCTGGGTGCAGGGCGCCGGGCACGGGCGGGTCACCGTGCGGTTCGAGACGCGGTCGACCGGGCCGGGGCGGGCGCGGACGTTCGCCGCGGACGACCCGGAGCTCACGCGGGGCGATCCGCTCGTGTCGTTGACCTGA
- a CDS encoding ABC transporter transmembrane domain-containing protein: MLTPSDAGLRRLWPYLAEHRGTLTVVALLSLLTAGTSLAQPLLVGRVIAAVQGGGPVLSAAALLVAVLIGGALVGAVMSFLLQRTAEGVVLSTRRRLVERVLRLSVPEYDARRTGDLISRIGSDTTLLRAVVTSGLFELGSSVVVVVGAAVAMALVDLVLLGVTLLAVAAGVVVIGTASRRLRALSTLSQARVGEMTAAVERALGAVRTIRASGATDREVDGVVGAATAAYAVGVRSARLQALVSPAVTIATQGSFIAVLGIGGARVAAGQLTVAELVSFVLYLFLLVLPFARLTQAWTQLQTGLGALARIEEVVRLRGESADDAPTGAAAPGAAPALELRDVGFRYPDGTVVLDRVGFAVPRGTRTALVGPSGAGKSTVFALVERFYDVTGGAVLVDGVDVRDQPRDALRARLGYVEQESPALAGTLRENLVLAAPDAPEADQLAVLASVNLSGLVERSPLGLDAPVGEGGVLLSGGERQRLAIARTLLAEPSVMLLDEPTASLDARNEQALKDAIDVAAAADRTLLIVAHRLSTVVDCDQIVVLDGGRVVAVGTHAELLDASPLYAELARSQLLL, translated from the coding sequence GTGCTGACCCCGTCCGACGCAGGGCTGCGGCGCCTGTGGCCGTACCTGGCCGAGCACCGCGGCACGTTGACCGTCGTCGCGCTGCTGTCCCTGCTCACGGCGGGCACCTCGCTGGCCCAGCCGCTGCTCGTCGGCCGGGTGATCGCGGCGGTGCAGGGCGGCGGGCCGGTCCTGTCGGCCGCAGCTCTGCTCGTGGCGGTGCTGATCGGTGGCGCGCTCGTGGGCGCGGTGATGTCGTTCCTGCTCCAGCGGACCGCCGAGGGCGTGGTGCTCTCGACCCGCCGCCGGCTGGTGGAGCGGGTGCTGCGGCTGTCCGTGCCGGAGTACGACGCCCGCCGCACCGGGGACCTGATCTCCCGGATCGGCTCTGACACCACGCTCCTGCGGGCCGTCGTGACGTCGGGGCTCTTCGAGCTCGGCAGCTCGGTCGTGGTCGTCGTGGGGGCGGCCGTCGCGATGGCCCTGGTCGACCTGGTCCTGCTCGGCGTCACGCTGCTCGCCGTCGCGGCGGGGGTCGTGGTCATCGGGACGGCGTCGCGCCGGCTGCGGGCGCTCTCGACGCTCTCCCAGGCGCGGGTCGGCGAGATGACCGCGGCGGTCGAGCGCGCGCTGGGCGCGGTCCGCACGATCCGCGCGAGCGGGGCGACCGACCGGGAGGTCGACGGCGTCGTCGGGGCGGCCACCGCCGCGTACGCGGTCGGCGTGCGCTCGGCCCGGCTGCAGGCCCTCGTCTCGCCCGCCGTCACGATCGCCACCCAGGGCTCGTTCATCGCCGTGCTCGGGATCGGGGGCGCGCGGGTCGCGGCCGGGCAGCTGACGGTCGCCGAGCTCGTGTCGTTCGTGCTCTACCTGTTCCTGCTCGTGCTGCCCTTCGCGCGCCTCACCCAGGCCTGGACGCAGCTGCAGACCGGGCTCGGGGCGCTGGCCCGGATCGAGGAGGTCGTCCGCCTGCGCGGGGAGTCCGCGGACGACGCGCCCACCGGAGCGGCCGCCCCCGGCGCGGCGCCCGCGCTGGAGTTGCGCGACGTCGGCTTCCGCTACCCCGACGGCACGGTCGTGCTCGACCGGGTCGGCTTCGCCGTGCCCCGCGGCACGCGCACCGCGCTCGTCGGGCCCTCCGGGGCGGGCAAGTCGACCGTCTTCGCCCTGGTCGAACGGTTCTACGACGTGACCGGCGGCGCCGTGCTCGTCGACGGGGTCGACGTGCGGGACCAGCCGCGGGACGCACTACGGGCCCGACTCGGCTACGTCGAGCAGGAGTCGCCCGCCCTCGCCGGCACGCTGCGGGAGAACCTCGTGCTCGCCGCGCCGGACGCCCCGGAGGCCGACCAGCTCGCCGTCCTCGCGTCGGTGAACCTCTCGGGGCTGGTCGAGCGGTCGCCGCTCGGGCTGGACGCCCCGGTCGGCGAGGGCGGGGTCCTGCTCTCGGGCGGGGAGCGCCAACGCCTCGCGATCGCGCGCACCCTGCTCGCCGAGCCGTCGGTGATGCTGCTCGACGAGCCCACCGCGAGCCTCGACGCCCGCAACGAACAGGCCCTCAAGGACGCCATCGACGTCGCCGCGGCCGCGGACCGGACCCTCCTGATCGTCGCCCACCGGCTCTCCACGGTGGTCGACTGCGACCAGATCGTCGTCCTCGACGGCGGGCGGGTCGTAGCCGTCGGCACCCATGCCGAGCTCCTCGACGCGAGCCCGCTCTACGCGGAGCTGGCCCGCTCGCAGCTACTGCTCTGA
- a CDS encoding epoxide hydrolase family protein translates to MAPDDAAPTTADPSSPTPADPDAVTPFVLDILSDQVADLHERLRRARLAEPEPVDDWSQGIPVTVVAELARTWLEEHDVAALSAELNGLGQYRTEIDGLGIHFLHVESPRDDAQPLLITHGWPGSVVEFLDVVGPLTTPEDPSAPAFHVVAPSLPGFGFSDKPTTTGWGIDHIADAWAVLMTRLGYPRFLAQGGDWGAMITTALGVRHPDRVAMLHTTMPLADRPEGARTEDLPELEQRWLAQAREFREVGGGYSGQQRTRPQTLGYALVDSPVGQLAWIAEKFGVWTDGGLDSVTRRRLLDNVAVYWFGASGASSARMYWENAQVDRRSEVTVPAAISIFPAEMAKMPRSWVEARYTDVRRWSVLERGGHFASLEVPELFVAELRESFRGVVC, encoded by the coding sequence ATGGCCCCCGACGACGCCGCGCCGACCACCGCCGACCCGTCGTCCCCCACCCCGGCCGACCCCGACGCGGTCACGCCGTTCGTCCTCGACATTTTGTCGGACCAGGTCGCTGACCTGCACGAACGTCTCCGCCGGGCGCGCCTGGCCGAGCCGGAGCCGGTCGACGACTGGTCCCAGGGCATCCCGGTCACGGTCGTGGCGGAGCTCGCCCGGACGTGGCTCGAGGAGCACGACGTCGCGGCGCTGTCCGCGGAGCTCAACGGCCTCGGGCAGTACCGCACGGAGATCGACGGGCTCGGGATCCACTTCCTGCACGTAGAGTCACCGCGAGATGACGCACAGCCACTCCTGATCACGCACGGGTGGCCCGGCTCGGTGGTCGAGTTCCTCGACGTCGTGGGCCCCCTGACGACGCCCGAGGACCCCTCCGCACCCGCGTTCCACGTGGTCGCGCCGTCCCTCCCGGGCTTCGGGTTCTCCGACAAGCCCACGACGACGGGCTGGGGCATCGACCACATCGCGGATGCGTGGGCCGTCCTCATGACGCGTCTGGGCTACCCCCGCTTCCTCGCCCAGGGCGGCGACTGGGGCGCCATGATCACGACGGCGTTGGGGGTCCGGCACCCGGACCGCGTCGCCATGCTCCACACGACGATGCCGCTGGCCGACCGCCCCGAGGGGGCGCGGACCGAGGACCTCCCCGAGCTCGAGCAGCGCTGGCTCGCCCAGGCCCGGGAGTTCCGGGAGGTCGGCGGCGGCTACTCCGGCCAGCAGCGCACCCGGCCGCAGACCCTCGGCTACGCGCTCGTCGACTCGCCCGTGGGCCAGCTCGCGTGGATCGCGGAGAAGTTCGGGGTCTGGACCGACGGCGGGCTCGACTCGGTGACGCGCCGGCGGCTGCTCGACAACGTGGCCGTCTACTGGTTCGGCGCCTCCGGGGCCTCCTCGGCCCGCATGTACTGGGAGAACGCCCAGGTGGACCGCCGCTCGGAGGTCACGGTGCCCGCGGCGATCTCGATCTTCCCGGCCGAGATGGCGAAGATGCCGCGCTCGTGGGTCGAGGCGCGCTACACCGACGTGCGCCGGTGGAGCGTGCTCGAGCGGGGCGGACACTTCGCCTCCCTCGAGGTGCCCGAGCTGTTCGTCGCCGAGCTGCGCGAGTCCTTCCGCGGGGTGGTGTGCTGA
- the mdlC gene encoding benzoylformate decarboxylase, with amino-acid sequence MSLTVRDAALELFRAHGMTTVFGNPGSTELPMLQDFPDDFTYVLGLQEAVVVGMADGFAQATGRPALVNLHTAPGVGNAVGALVNAAANRTPLVVTAGQQVRPMMTLEAMLANPRASELPRPTVKYSAEPPRAQDVVATLARAIHLATTPPTGPVFVSIPMDDWDVELTGDDLEVAQRASRRRVTAPLAPTGLEAWVAALDGASAPALVVGGEIDSGGGFDDAVALAERLGCAVYGPPADGRVGFPESHPQFRGALPMAIAPVSQTLAAHDVVLVLGTAVFRYYPYVPGGFLPEGTTLLHVTSDPDEAARAPMGDALVASPVAVVRALLDQVAPSSRVPAGSAPSAAAARASAVPGTLTAEAVFDVVGSVWPADGVVVDESPSNRGALHARRPVSRPSTSFFTTSGGLGFGLPAAVGVALADRSRPVLAAIGDGSMQYAIQALASAAMLGVPVTVLVLENREYAILKWFAARENTPKAPGLDLPPVDFGALAAGYGVPAESVSTAEELRAALERGRDGDGPRLIAVPVGRAAS; translated from the coding sequence GTGAGTCTCACTGTGCGCGACGCCGCGCTCGAGCTGTTCCGGGCGCACGGCATGACGACGGTCTTCGGGAACCCGGGCTCCACCGAGCTCCCGATGCTCCAGGACTTCCCCGACGACTTCACCTACGTCCTCGGGCTCCAGGAGGCGGTCGTCGTCGGCATGGCCGACGGGTTCGCGCAGGCGACCGGTCGGCCGGCCCTGGTCAACCTGCACACCGCGCCCGGCGTCGGGAACGCGGTGGGCGCGCTGGTCAACGCGGCGGCCAACAGGACCCCGCTCGTGGTCACCGCCGGCCAGCAGGTGCGGCCGATGATGACGCTGGAGGCGATGCTCGCGAACCCGCGGGCCTCCGAGCTCCCGCGTCCCACCGTGAAGTACTCGGCGGAGCCGCCCCGGGCCCAGGACGTCGTCGCGACCCTGGCCCGGGCGATCCACCTCGCGACCACCCCGCCCACCGGCCCGGTGTTCGTGTCGATCCCGATGGACGACTGGGACGTCGAGCTGACCGGCGACGACCTCGAGGTGGCGCAGCGGGCGTCCCGACGACGGGTGACGGCGCCGCTCGCGCCGACCGGTCTCGAGGCGTGGGTCGCCGCGCTCGACGGCGCCTCCGCCCCGGCGCTCGTCGTCGGCGGGGAGATCGACTCCGGCGGCGGCTTCGACGACGCCGTGGCGCTGGCCGAGCGCCTGGGCTGCGCGGTCTACGGCCCGCCCGCCGACGGCCGGGTCGGGTTCCCGGAGAGCCACCCGCAGTTCCGCGGCGCGCTGCCGATGGCCATCGCGCCGGTGTCGCAGACGCTCGCGGCGCACGACGTGGTGCTCGTGCTCGGCACCGCGGTGTTCCGCTACTACCCCTACGTGCCCGGCGGGTTCCTGCCCGAGGGCACCACCCTGCTGCACGTCACGTCCGACCCCGACGAGGCCGCCCGCGCGCCGATGGGCGACGCGCTCGTGGCCTCCCCGGTCGCCGTCGTGCGCGCGCTGCTGGACCAGGTCGCCCCGTCGTCGCGCGTGCCCGCCGGGTCCGCGCCGTCCGCGGCAGCCGCCCGGGCATCGGCCGTCCCGGGCACCCTGACCGCCGAGGCGGTGTTCGACGTCGTCGGCTCGGTGTGGCCGGCCGACGGGGTGGTCGTCGACGAGTCACCCTCGAACCGTGGCGCGCTGCACGCGCGCCGTCCGGTCTCCCGCCCGTCGACCTCGTTCTTCACGACGTCGGGTGGTCTCGGCTTCGGTCTGCCCGCGGCGGTCGGCGTCGCGCTGGCCGACCGGTCCCGGCCCGTCCTCGCGGCGATCGGTGACGGGTCGATGCAGTACGCGATCCAGGCGCTGGCCTCGGCCGCGATGCTCGGCGTGCCCGTGACCGTGCTCGTCCTGGAGAACCGCGAGTACGCGATCCTCAAGTGGTTCGCCGCCCGGGAGAACACCCCGAAGGCGCCCGGCCTCGACCTGCCGCCCGTCGACTTCGGCGCCCTCGCCGCGGGGTACGGGGTACCGGCGGAGTCGGTGTCGACGGCCGAGGAGCTGCGCGCCGCCCTGGAGCGTGGGCGTGACGGCGACGGGCCGCGGCTGATCGCGGTGCCGGTCGGCCGCGCGGCGAGCTGA
- a CDS encoding ATP-binding cassette domain-containing protein, whose translation MSTQTHPTSTSTDAGPSVPPAVEVVDLVKRYPKATVNAVDGISFAVAPGEVFGLLGPNGAGKTTTIGVLTTRVRKTSGSATVTGIDVAEDPVGARSVIGVVPQRPNLDRSLDARGNLVWHAAYHGVPRARRGPLADELLERMGLSDKAHTNPDELSGGQAQRLIIARGLMHDPRVLFLDEPSTGLDPQARLFVHDRVVELAANGVTVVLTTHDMDEAAKLSDRVGIVDHGELLKLDTPANLVAGLSGSATVDLDVTGVDPEALRRRLAEVRGTAGVEVLAVPDEGPARLRIRVDGEAGAALPGLVEEVTTAGGRVSDVGLGEPTLEDVFIDLTGRGLR comes from the coding sequence GTGTCGACCCAGACGCATCCCACCTCCACGTCCACCGACGCCGGGCCGTCCGTCCCGCCCGCCGTCGAGGTCGTCGACCTGGTGAAGCGCTACCCCAAGGCCACGGTCAACGCCGTCGACGGCATCTCGTTCGCCGTCGCGCCCGGCGAGGTGTTCGGCCTGCTCGGCCCGAACGGCGCGGGCAAGACCACCACCATCGGCGTGCTCACCACCCGCGTGCGCAAGACCTCCGGCTCGGCGACGGTCACGGGCATCGACGTGGCCGAGGACCCGGTCGGCGCGCGCTCGGTGATCGGCGTCGTCCCGCAGCGCCCGAACCTCGACCGCAGCCTCGACGCCAGGGGCAACCTCGTCTGGCACGCCGCGTACCACGGTGTCCCGCGCGCCCGGCGCGGTCCGCTCGCCGACGAGCTGCTCGAGCGGATGGGCCTCTCCGACAAGGCGCACACCAACCCCGACGAGCTCTCCGGCGGCCAGGCGCAGCGGCTGATCATCGCGCGCGGCCTCATGCACGACCCGCGGGTGCTCTTCCTCGACGAGCCGTCCACCGGCCTCGACCCCCAGGCGCGCCTGTTCGTGCACGACCGGGTCGTCGAGCTCGCCGCGAACGGGGTCACCGTCGTGCTCACCACGCACGACATGGACGAGGCCGCCAAGCTCTCCGACCGCGTCGGCATCGTCGACCACGGCGAGCTGCTCAAGCTCGACACGCCCGCGAACCTCGTCGCCGGCCTCTCCGGCTCCGCGACCGTCGACCTCGACGTGACGGGCGTCGACCCCGAAGCGCTGCGCCGCCGCCTCGCGGAGGTCCGCGGGACCGCGGGCGTCGAGGTGCTCGCGGTTCCCGACGAGGGGCCGGCGCGGCTGCGCATCCGCGTCGACGGGGAGGCGGGGGCCGCGCTGCCCGGCCTCGTCGAGGAGGTCACGACGGCGGGTGGACGCGTCTCCGACGTCGGGCTCGGCGAGCCGACGCTGGAGGACGTGTTCATCGACCTGACCGGGAGGGGACTGCGGTGA
- a CDS encoding ABC transporter permease has translation MTRSEAEPERAAVSTDTTTGSTEVEPFRRVSPGRAFLGVLGRDVAVTGKELGSFISQVLVQPFFLLFVFGKVLSQLGYIAPGYAQLLLPGLLALNAFLVAVQAVALPLVIDFSYTKEIEDRLLAPLSTRMVAVEKIVFGAIRGLIGSLVMIPVGYLVLDEVSWDLSGLPLSALLLVLGALAGGASGLVIGTSVSPRRINIVFAVVITPLLFTGSTQFPFLQIGSLRWFQVICALNPITYVAEGLRGALTPQIPHLPGWLCVAALVLACLLFGAIGIRGFVRRALD, from the coding sequence GTGACGCGCAGCGAGGCGGAGCCGGAGCGGGCTGCGGTGAGCACCGATACGACGACCGGGTCGACCGAGGTCGAGCCGTTCCGCCGCGTGTCCCCGGGGCGGGCGTTCCTCGGGGTGCTGGGCCGCGACGTCGCGGTGACCGGCAAGGAGCTGGGCAGCTTCATCTCGCAGGTGCTCGTGCAGCCGTTCTTCCTGCTGTTCGTGTTCGGGAAGGTGCTCTCCCAGCTCGGCTACATCGCGCCGGGGTACGCCCAGCTGCTGCTGCCCGGCCTGCTCGCCCTGAACGCGTTCCTCGTGGCGGTGCAGGCGGTGGCGCTGCCGCTGGTGATCGACTTCAGCTACACGAAGGAGATCGAGGACCGGCTGCTGGCGCCGCTGTCCACGCGGATGGTCGCGGTGGAGAAGATCGTGTTCGGCGCGATCCGGGGGCTGATCGGGTCGCTCGTGATGATCCCGGTCGGCTACCTGGTGCTCGACGAGGTCTCGTGGGACCTCTCCGGCCTGCCGCTCTCGGCGCTGCTGCTGGTCCTCGGTGCCCTCGCGGGCGGCGCGTCCGGCCTCGTCATCGGCACGTCGGTGAGCCCGCGCCGGATCAACATCGTGTTCGCCGTGGTGATCACCCCGCTGCTGTTCACCGGCTCGACGCAGTTCCCGTTCCTGCAGATCGGGTCGCTGCGCTGGTTCCAGGTGATCTGCGCGCTCAACCCGATCACGTACGTGGCGGAGGGGCTGCGCGGCGCCCTGACCCCGCAGATCCCGCACCTGCCCGGGTGGCTGTGCGTCGCGGCGCTGGTGCTCGCCTGCCTGCTGTTCGGGGCGATCGGGATCCGCGGGTTCGTCCGTCGCGCGCTGGACTGA
- the wrbA gene encoding NAD(P)H:quinone oxidoreductase: MANIAVVFYSATGNVAALAEALAEGARGAGAEVRVRPVAERAPREAIEANRRWKAWVDDNPYDTVASLDDLEWADGIALGSPTRFGGAAEQLKAFLDTTGGLWAQGKLADKVGTSFTSASTGHGGLETTTVAMNMTFYHWGTLIMPLGYAADPSLMSTGNPYGASWVAKKSAAPDDDALGAARVQGTRLAQVAGKLSAGS, from the coding sequence GTGGCCAACATCGCCGTCGTCTTCTACTCCGCCACCGGCAACGTCGCCGCGCTCGCCGAGGCGCTCGCGGAGGGCGCCCGGGGTGCGGGGGCGGAGGTCCGGGTGCGGCCGGTGGCCGAGCGCGCCCCGCGCGAGGCGATCGAGGCCAACCGCCGGTGGAAGGCGTGGGTGGACGACAACCCGTACGACACGGTCGCCTCCCTGGACGACCTCGAGTGGGCCGACGGGATCGCCCTCGGCAGCCCGACCCGGTTCGGCGGCGCGGCCGAGCAGCTCAAGGCGTTCCTCGACACCACCGGCGGGCTCTGGGCCCAGGGCAAGCTCGCGGACAAGGTCGGCACGTCGTTCACCTCGGCCTCCACCGGGCACGGCGGGCTCGAGACGACGACCGTGGCGATGAACATGACCTTCTACCACTGGGGCACGCTGATCATGCCCCTCGGCTACGCGGCCGACCCGTCGCTGATGTCCACCGGGAACCCCTACGGCGCGTCCTGGGTGGCGAAGAAGTCCGCGGCCCCCGACGACGACGCGCTCGGCGCCGCCCGGGTCCAGGGGACGCGGCTCGCGCAGGTGGCGGGGAAGCTGTCCGCGGGGTCCTGA
- a CDS encoding helix-turn-helix domain-containing protein yields MAVTNGLTTGSARTVSDPPAETLRGLVLLHRRISGLAAADDGPAAVTRLLADQLGAVAAVVGADESRPVLAASAPGVDDARAATVLRAELAEPRWARVLDAARRGARAMRVPGRGTWVRVVVPVEVAGETAAVLIAEEDPADRSRPAALDGSAADDVLLLAAEHAATIVGVLLGRERVLAAAAGQVRDDLLSGLLLGRARSTGEAAQWAEHLGLDVPGARVMALVPDDGAVAGLLAAARERLGRLVPDVLAVLRDSELVAVVPAGVDPDDLAARLASGLVRGGGRWPVTVGLGRAVADLAGLARSYDQARRTVEAARRLGREGRLVRFEDLGVHRLLLQVPDPEDARTFAREVLGRLVDDPSGRAGELVRTLARYFREDGSPQRTARALSVHPNTIGYRLRRAEELSGLVLDHYSDRLAAQVALEILGYMDDGADATDGTGRR; encoded by the coding sequence GTGGCGGTGACGAACGGCCTGACGACGGGCTCCGCGCGGACGGTGTCCGACCCGCCCGCCGAGACGTTGCGCGGCCTCGTGCTGCTCCACCGGCGGATCTCCGGGCTCGCCGCGGCCGACGACGGGCCCGCCGCCGTGACGCGCCTGCTCGCCGACCAGCTCGGCGCGGTCGCCGCGGTGGTCGGCGCCGACGAGTCCCGCCCGGTGCTCGCCGCCTCCGCGCCGGGGGTGGACGACGCCCGCGCCGCGACGGTGCTCCGTGCCGAGCTCGCCGAGCCCCGGTGGGCCCGGGTGCTCGACGCGGCGCGGCGTGGCGCGCGGGCGATGCGGGTGCCGGGCCGCGGGACGTGGGTGCGGGTCGTCGTGCCGGTCGAGGTCGCGGGGGAGACCGCGGCGGTGCTGATCGCCGAGGAGGACCCGGCCGACCGCTCCCGCCCCGCCGCCCTGGACGGCAGCGCCGCCGACGACGTCCTGCTCCTCGCCGCCGAACACGCCGCGACGATCGTCGGCGTGCTCCTCGGCCGCGAGCGGGTGCTCGCCGCGGCCGCCGGGCAGGTGCGCGACGACCTGCTCTCCGGGCTCCTGCTCGGCCGCGCCCGCTCGACGGGCGAGGCGGCGCAGTGGGCCGAGCACCTCGGCCTCGACGTCCCCGGCGCCCGCGTGATGGCCCTCGTTCCCGACGACGGGGCGGTGGCGGGTCTGCTCGCGGCAGCCCGCGAGCGGCTCGGCCGGCTGGTCCCCGACGTCCTCGCCGTCCTGCGCGACAGCGAACTCGTCGCGGTCGTCCCCGCGGGCGTCGACCCCGACGACCTGGCGGCCCGGCTCGCCTCGGGCCTCGTCCGCGGCGGGGGCCGCTGGCCGGTGACGGTCGGGCTCGGGCGGGCCGTCGCCGACCTCGCGGGGCTCGCCCGCTCCTACGACCAGGCCCGCCGCACGGTGGAGGCCGCCCGCCGGCTCGGCCGGGAGGGCCGTCTCGTGCGCTTCGAGGACCTCGGCGTGCACCGGCTGCTGCTCCAGGTCCCCGACCCGGAGGACGCCCGGACGTTCGCCCGCGAGGTCCTGGGCCGGCTGGTCGACGACCCGTCGGGCCGCGCGGGCGAGCTGGTCCGCACCCTCGCGCGCTACTTCCGGGAGGACGGCAGCCCGCAGCGCACCGCCCGGGCGCTCTCCGTGCACCCGAACACCATCGGCTACCGGCTGCGGCGCGCCGAGGAGCTCTCCGGGCTCGTGCTGGACCACTACTCCGACCGGCTCGCCGCGCAGGTCGCCCTGGAGATCCTCGGCTACATGGACGACGGGGCCGACGCCACCGACGGGACCGGCCGCCGATGA